DNA sequence from the Thermodesulfovibrionales bacterium genome:
GAACCGCGAGAAAAGCCAGGGGAAAGGCCATGAGTCCTTCAAATTGATCTGGATCTTCATGTTCTGATAAGCCGGTGAGGACTGTACCTTTTTTCTTATTATGTCCTCGATGACCTTCACGTCATTCTTTGTCTGGACATATACATATGGCTCCGATGGATCGGAATAATGTACGAAATTCAGTCTGACACTTGCGGCAGCAGACTGTCCCGCGATGACTGCGGCGACGCAGAGGGCAAGCCAGAAGGCTGGTTTCGTCCTTCGCTCGACGAGAATCGATTCGAACCAGAGGCCCGCCACGATGAGAAAGGGCCACAGAATGCTGATTATAATCCATGGGGTCTTATAGGCGATGAAAGAATAGACAAACCAATTCACGAGCGCCAAGGCAGAGAAGAAACGCATCTTCCATGATCGCGCCCAAAAACCTATGAGAGCCCCGACGAATCCCGCGGCCGCCGCCCATTCGTATCTTGCGAATAACGTAAGCCAATAGAAAAAAGGCTTATCGTGTCCGGAACCGCCGACGCCTGTCTTCAGCCAGGGCGTTAACGCAGTAAAGAAATCTATCGCTCCCTGTCGGTGATGAAGGAATCCCGTGAACAACAAGAACCAGACAGCCGCGCAGACAACAATTATTTTGACAAGAAAAGGCTCATCTATGCCGCTTAACGCCCACTTCGGTGGCGATTCGGTCTTCTCCGTCTCCTGAATTTCTGATTTCACCTCTCCTCCTTTTCTGCTTGCCTGCTTCCCTCTTCTTTTCCCCGCTGATTTCTTCTTTCTGACCGTTCTCGCCTGCCCCTTTTTCTCTTCGCCCGATAACGATTCAAAAATCCGCGGAGACAGTTCCGACCAGCCCCACGCGAGGAGGAGCGAAAACAGAGATATCACGAAGGTCTCCTTCAGCAGCATACACCCGAGCAGACCTGCAAAAGACCAGAGAACCCCCTGCCTATCTCCCTGCTCTTTCGTCCTCAGAAACCCCGTTACCATGAGGATCTGAAAGAAAACAAAGAGAGGCTCGTGGATTGCCGAGCGGCCGAAAAAGCTGAAGCCAGGACTGAGAGCCATTGCCGAGGCAGCGAAGAAGGACGTATAACGCCCCAGGAGGTTACGGTTTTTCAAAATCAACCATACGGAGAGCAGTGCAAATAAGGCTGTCACGAACCTGAACGAGCCGATACCGAATCCGAAAATCTTCTCTGAAATCTGGAGGAGGTAAAACAAGAGAGGCCCGTGATAGTTGGCGGGATCGTATGT
Encoded proteins:
- a CDS encoding flippase activity-associated protein Agl23; the encoded protein is MRDKDRIIGWLILLIALILCFTNLPLKPPHSDESGNGFFVNQIWETGFFTYDPANYHGPLLFYLLQISEKIFGFGIGSFRFVTALFALLSVWLILKNRNLLGRYTSFFAASAMALSPGFSFFGRSAIHEPLFVFFQILMVTGFLRTKEQGDRQGVLWSFAGLLGCMLLKETFVISLFSLLLAWGWSELSPRIFESLSGEEKKGQARTVRKKKSAGKRRGKQASRKGGEVKSEIQETEKTESPPKWALSGIDEPFLVKIIVVCAAVWFLLFTGFLHHRQGAIDFFTALTPWLKTGVGGSGHDKPFFYWLTLFARYEWAAAAGFVGALIGFWARSWKMRFFSALALVNWFVYSFIAYKTPWIIISILWPFLIVAGLWFESILVERRTKPAFWLALCVAAVIAGQSAAASVRLNFVHYSDPSEPYVYVQTKNDVKVIEDIIRKKVQSSPAYQNMKIQINLKDSWPFPWLFSRFPNIGFGDYRKAFTEKADVIFAEITHDDRDIDGLYWRRMIEVRDAREPVYVYLKKTFFEGMDLPGFGPSGAEEGKGT